Proteins from a single region of Alloscardovia omnicolens:
- the dtd gene encoding D-aminoacyl-tRNA deacylase has protein sequence MRIVLQKVSQASISIDPEESMPETVGFNKKALSERSIEQGFVLLVGVEDADTDADVEWAAKKIANMRIFEDDNGKMNLSILDVSGSILSVSQFTLYANIRKGNRPGFTEAGAPEHAEKMWNKLNATLSNEYGISVTTGIFASHMHIELNNDGPVTIIVDTAIMRS, from the coding sequence ATGCGTATTGTTCTTCAAAAAGTATCACAAGCCAGCATAAGTATAGATCCAGAAGAATCTATGCCTGAAACTGTCGGATTTAATAAGAAAGCATTATCTGAACGCAGCATTGAACAAGGCTTTGTTCTGCTTGTAGGCGTGGAAGATGCGGACACAGATGCAGATGTAGAGTGGGCGGCTAAAAAAATTGCCAATATGCGCATCTTCGAAGATGACAATGGCAAAATGAATCTGAGTATTCTGGACGTTTCTGGCAGTATTTTATCTGTTTCACAGTTCACTCTATATGCCAATATTCGCAAAGGAAATAGACCAGGGTTTACTGAAGCAGGGGCACCAGAACACGCTGAAAAAATGTGGAATAAACTTAATGCCACACTCAGTAACGAGTATGGCATTAGCGTAACAACAGGTATTTTCGCGTCTCATATGCATATTGAACTCAATAACGATGGTCCGGTAACCATTATTGTGGACACGGCAATAATGAGAAGCTAA
- a CDS encoding ion transporter, with protein MNRRELWFFIEPDADEDVSSYDKTMLVVIAVSLIPLMVATHIPQWMQWLDMLATFIFVVDYILHWICADLSEVPQHKDRSRFMSFLMYPFRPMAVVDLLSILPGFFPINHGWRIFRLIRLLRIVRGLMIFKNLRRRQSVDLIVTALKKQREPFTIIFCIAIGYIFVSALIVYNVEPQTFKTFFNALYWATVSLTTVGYGDLYPVTVVGKTFTMLSSILGIAVIALPSSILTADLMIILNESDDDDSNDIKTPPTHAAFNAMQHIKIEQHSDTKSDTKDGQV; from the coding sequence ATGAATCGACGAGAGTTATGGTTCTTTATTGAACCCGACGCTGATGAAGATGTGTCTTCCTACGATAAGACCATGCTAGTCGTTATTGCTGTGAGTCTTATCCCGCTCATGGTGGCAACGCATATTCCACAATGGATGCAGTGGCTCGATATGCTCGCTACGTTTATTTTCGTCGTGGATTATATTTTGCATTGGATATGTGCCGATCTTTCAGAAGTACCTCAGCATAAAGATCGTAGCCGTTTTATGAGTTTTCTCATGTATCCATTCCGCCCGATGGCGGTTGTTGACTTGTTATCGATTTTGCCAGGATTTTTCCCGATTAATCACGGCTGGCGTATTTTCCGTCTTATCCGTTTGCTGCGTATTGTGCGCGGGTTGATGATTTTTAAGAATTTACGCCGTCGTCAGTCCGTGGATTTAATTGTTACGGCACTGAAAAAGCAGCGCGAACCTTTTACTATTATTTTCTGTATTGCCATTGGATATATTTTTGTATCTGCTCTTATTGTTTATAACGTTGAGCCGCAAACCTTTAAAACCTTCTTTAACGCATTGTATTGGGCGACAGTATCTTTAACAACGGTAGGTTATGGTGATTTATATCCAGTCACCGTTGTGGGTAAGACGTTTACGATGCTTTCCTCTATTTTAGGTATTGCAGTTATTGCTCTTCCATCATCTATTTTGACGGCTGATTTAATGATTATTTTGAATGAAAGCGATGATGATGACAGTAACGATATAAAAACTCCACCCACGCATGCAGCATTCAACGCCATGCAGCATATAAAAATTGAGCAGCACTCAGACACTAAGTCAGATACCAAGGATGGGCAAGTATAA
- a CDS encoding OFA family MFS transporter: protein MKNKWTVAAIPALLIHVSIGTVYCWSSFSESLSAKVGVQTSVLGWAFSLAIFFLGMSAAFAGSFVEHNIHKASLISCICFTIGMIGTGVTAQFTEQLGSTLSLILIFLFYGVIMGIGLGIGYITPVKTLMLWFKDNKGLGTGISIMGFGLAKAIASPVMNSLQDSMGIPAMFYILGAVYFVMMLLGHILLEKPAGVIEDSSQSTRPDFTIFKNKQFVGIWLMFYINITCGLALISYEKSILKVMGVGIAAISVIQMLTAASNALGRLGYSMVSDYLKDRNTVYKIIFASSLLFSLFTFMFKGVAAGLVVLVVALLLVINAGYGGGFSTLPALLSSRFGMDKISGIHGVALSAWAFAGLTGNQITASVLNATGSYNLVFLILAAMYGIALIISYAMIRSK, encoded by the coding sequence GTGAAGAACAAATGGACAGTGGCTGCTATACCAGCCCTTCTCATTCACGTAAGTATTGGTACTGTATATTGCTGGTCTTCTTTTAGTGAAAGTCTTTCAGCTAAGGTTGGAGTACAAACATCAGTATTGGGCTGGGCTTTTAGTTTAGCAATTTTCTTTTTGGGGATGTCTGCTGCTTTTGCTGGCTCTTTTGTAGAACATAATATTCATAAGGCATCGCTCATTTCGTGTATTTGTTTTACTATCGGCATGATAGGAACAGGTGTAACTGCACAATTTACCGAGCAGTTAGGCTCCACCTTGAGCTTGATTCTTATTTTCCTTTTCTACGGCGTGATTATGGGCATTGGCTTAGGAATTGGATACATTACGCCGGTCAAGACCTTGATGCTGTGGTTCAAAGATAATAAGGGTCTGGGAACTGGCATTTCGATTATGGGCTTCGGATTGGCTAAGGCGATTGCTAGTCCGGTAATGAATTCTCTCCAGGACAGCATGGGTATTCCAGCTATGTTCTACATTTTAGGTGCCGTATATTTTGTGATGATGCTTCTGGGACATATTCTCTTGGAGAAACCTGCCGGTGTGATTGAAGATTCCTCGCAAAGCACCAGGCCGGACTTCACTATTTTCAAGAATAAGCAATTTGTAGGCATATGGTTAATGTTCTACATTAACATTACCTGCGGTTTGGCTTTGATTTCCTACGAAAAATCTATTCTTAAGGTTATGGGCGTGGGCATTGCTGCTATTTCGGTTATTCAGATGCTCACTGCAGCAAGTAACGCTTTGGGACGTTTAGGATATTCTATGGTCAGCGATTATCTCAAGGATCGCAATACTGTGTATAAGATTATTTTTGCCTCTAGCTTGCTGTTCAGCCTGTTTACTTTCATGTTTAAGGGTGTTGCTGCCGGTTTGGTTGTTCTTGTGGTTGCGCTGCTCCTAGTTATTAACGCAGGTTATGGCGGCGGTTTTAGTACTTTGCCTGCTTTACTTTCTAGCCGTTTTGGCATGGATAAAATTTCTGGCATTCATGGCGTTGCTTTGTCTGCATGGGCTTTTGCAGGATTAACGGGAAATCAGATTACCGCTTCTGTTCTCAACGCCACTGGCTCCTATAATCTTGTCTTCTTGATTTTGGCAGCTATGTATGGAATTGCTTTGATTATTTCCTACGCTATGATACGCAGCAAATAA
- a CDS encoding DUF1054 family protein has product MTFNTQSFNVFTVEGLEPRMAAIREEIWPDFENFASDISAHLEQKLHSEEVRNIHIAQHARRTVYAPEGTWVAVGGNKRGYKKFPHFQIGINADYVFIALACIDNPTHEKEIAQDFADHAADFQKLPADYVIIPDHTVKDFIAVSDVDCAAFFERVARVKKAEFMIGRIAQRGSELLRTDESTRQWMIDTVDLLLPHYRRAMSFYATTITAVAAKGQ; this is encoded by the coding sequence ATGACTTTTAATACGCAAAGTTTTAACGTGTTTACAGTAGAAGGCTTAGAGCCACGCATGGCGGCAATTCGAGAAGAAATATGGCCTGATTTTGAGAACTTTGCGTCGGATATTTCCGCGCATCTTGAGCAGAAATTACACAGTGAGGAAGTGCGCAATATTCATATTGCGCAGCATGCCCGCCGTACGGTATATGCTCCTGAGGGTACGTGGGTGGCTGTTGGTGGAAATAAACGAGGATACAAAAAATTCCCACATTTTCAGATAGGAATTAATGCTGATTATGTGTTTATCGCGCTCGCGTGCATAGATAACCCTACGCATGAGAAAGAAATTGCACAAGATTTTGCTGATCATGCTGCAGATTTTCAGAAACTTCCAGCAGATTATGTGATTATTCCTGATCATACTGTTAAAGATTTTATAGCTGTATCGGATGTTGACTGTGCAGCATTTTTTGAACGTGTTGCTCGCGTTAAAAAAGCGGAGTTTATGATTGGCAGGATTGCTCAGCGCGGCAGTGAGTTGCTACGCACTGATGAGAGCACTCGTCAATGGATGATTGATACTGTTGATCTTCTCTTGCCGCATTATCGTCGTGCCATGAGTTTTTATGCCACGACGATAACGGCAGTAGCTGCGAAAGGGCAGTAG
- the cls gene encoding cardiolipin synthase, translated as MMSRHIKTDAGKSTIRLILVALAFLIQLAVIVLFVVRFQQHIVWATTVLQLLGLFVTFFIIGSDTNAAFKITWLVFIGLVPVLGLIVYLLFGTPNATRMSKRAFNKNHAALAEFLHTDKNALKQLESIDFGIANQFRYVQDNEGYPVYHNTDVTFYADASDGLEAQLKDLAHAQKFIFMDYHAIEDNTSFERIARILEERAHAGVEVRLMYDDVGSLGFINHTFLRKMRDRGIQCKVFNPLLPFLNIFVNNRDHRKITVIDGEIGFTGGYNLANEYFNIDSPYGHWKDTGVRLQGDAVQSLTASFLEMWHYAQKDDEDFSVYLHRPSYTSHEKGFIAPYADTPTDNSATGENVYLNAIKYAKHSVYIATPYFIISDEMNRELALAAERGIDVHIITPGIPDKKIIYRVTRSYYGRLASRGVHFHEYTPGFIHEKQLLVDDELAIVGTINFDYRSLYHHFENAVLLYGYEAIQGIKEDFLETLDVSTDVTQAHKNKARLTNFSDIILRLMAPLF; from the coding sequence ATGATGTCCCGCCACATAAAAACTGATGCCGGAAAAAGTACAATTCGTCTTATACTTGTGGCTCTCGCCTTCCTCATCCAACTTGCTGTCATTGTACTTTTTGTTGTGCGCTTCCAACAACACATCGTCTGGGCGACCACCGTATTACAACTTCTAGGTCTGTTCGTTACTTTTTTCATTATCGGTTCAGATACCAACGCAGCGTTTAAAATTACCTGGCTTGTTTTTATTGGACTCGTGCCTGTTCTCGGTCTTATTGTTTATCTCCTTTTTGGAACACCAAACGCCACGCGCATGAGCAAACGTGCGTTTAATAAAAACCACGCAGCACTAGCTGAATTCTTACACACAGATAAGAACGCGCTTAAACAGCTTGAAAGCATCGATTTTGGTATTGCCAATCAATTCCGTTATGTGCAAGATAACGAAGGATATCCCGTTTATCACAATACTGATGTGACTTTTTATGCTGATGCATCCGATGGATTAGAAGCGCAATTAAAAGATTTAGCACACGCCCAAAAATTCATTTTTATGGATTATCACGCTATTGAAGATAATACGTCATTTGAACGGATCGCGCGGATTTTAGAAGAACGTGCGCATGCCGGCGTGGAAGTACGTCTTATGTATGACGATGTAGGATCCCTAGGATTTATCAATCACACATTCTTGCGTAAAATGCGAGATCGCGGCATTCAGTGCAAAGTATTTAACCCGCTGCTGCCTTTCCTCAATATTTTTGTCAATAATCGCGACCATCGCAAAATTACTGTAATTGATGGAGAAATTGGTTTTACTGGTGGCTACAATCTCGCCAATGAATATTTTAATATCGACAGCCCTTATGGACACTGGAAAGATACTGGGGTGCGCTTGCAGGGAGATGCCGTTCAGTCACTGACAGCAAGTTTTCTTGAAATGTGGCATTACGCGCAGAAGGATGATGAAGATTTTTCTGTATATCTTCATCGACCTTCATATACTAGCCACGAGAAAGGTTTTATCGCTCCTTATGCCGATACGCCAACCGATAATTCTGCTACTGGAGAGAACGTCTATCTTAATGCAATTAAGTATGCCAAACACAGTGTGTATATAGCCACGCCATATTTTATTATTTCGGATGAAATGAATCGCGAGCTTGCACTCGCAGCAGAACGTGGAATCGATGTTCATATTATTACTCCAGGCATTCCGGATAAGAAAATCATTTATCGTGTAACGCGATCGTATTATGGACGATTGGCTAGCCGCGGCGTACATTTTCATGAATATACTCCTGGTTTTATTCATGAAAAGCAGCTTCTTGTTGATGACGAATTAGCTATTGTAGGAACAATTAATTTCGATTACCGCAGTTTGTATCATCATTTTGAAAACGCTGTTCTCCTCTATGGGTATGAGGCAATTCAAGGCATAAAAGAAGACTTCTTGGAAACGTTAGACGTGAGCACAGATGTAACGCAAGCACATAAAAATAAAGCGCGTCTGACTAATTTTAGCGATATTATTCTGCGCCTTATGGCTCCCCTCTTTTAG
- a CDS encoding diacylglycerol kinase family protein, which translates to MRFHFVVNPSGGSGRALLAWREVQSIMHDKKLKYSVHFPTQTYVVQDIVRDLTNVSDADEDVYLIIVGGDGTLNVAINGIVNFKKTYIGLIPAGSGNDFVRSQSIPQSYEAVLDRITDIHRVRSLDVGVLTYNTLFDDQGRPLNLSPKHRLFNNAIGIGFDADVCVKVLHSRLSEKLSTFHLSKLAYLCAALPSIFKHRNFALDVTIDNRDYHFDDVLFAAIMNEPYEGGGFKFCPDASAYDGLLDSCIACGIKKRELIHLIPRALKGKHTTSDGVSIERGKEYRIRSSHPLWVQADGEVEYRSNDITISVRPQAIQFLGL; encoded by the coding sequence ATGCGCTTTCATTTTGTTGTGAATCCAAGCGGTGGAAGTGGTCGTGCATTACTTGCGTGGCGCGAAGTTCAAAGCATAATGCATGATAAAAAATTGAAGTATTCCGTGCATTTTCCTACGCAAACTTATGTAGTTCAAGATATTGTCAGGGATTTAACCAACGTTAGCGATGCTGATGAGGATGTCTATCTTATTATTGTCGGCGGTGACGGAACGCTCAACGTGGCTATTAATGGAATCGTCAATTTTAAGAAAACTTATATTGGATTGATTCCAGCGGGGAGCGGTAATGATTTTGTACGTTCTCAATCAATTCCCCAATCCTATGAAGCTGTTCTCGATCGTATTACCGATATTCATCGCGTGCGTTCTCTTGATGTGGGCGTGCTAACGTATAACACACTTTTTGATGATCAGGGCAGGCCTTTGAATCTTTCTCCTAAGCACAGACTTTTTAATAATGCAATAGGTATTGGTTTTGATGCAGATGTGTGTGTAAAAGTCCTTCATTCTCGATTAAGCGAGAAACTGTCAACTTTTCATCTATCTAAACTTGCCTATTTGTGTGCTGCACTTCCTTCTATTTTTAAGCATCGCAATTTTGCTCTTGATGTAACAATAGATAACCGAGATTATCATTTTGACGATGTTCTTTTTGCAGCCATTATGAATGAGCCGTATGAGGGTGGAGGCTTTAAGTTCTGTCCTGACGCATCAGCATATGATGGTTTACTTGATTCATGCATAGCGTGTGGAATTAAGAAGCGAGAACTTATTCATCTTATACCGCGCGCTTTGAAAGGCAAGCACACAACCTCAGATGGCGTCTCTATTGAGCGCGGGAAAGAATATCGTATACGCAGCAGCCATCCGTTATGGGTGCAGGCTGATGGGGAAGTTGAATATCGCTCCAATGATATTACGATTTCTGTGCGTCCTCAGGCAATACAATTCCTTGGTTTATAG
- a CDS encoding ABC transporter, whose protein sequence is MVNPAVSRKMKACAVACVAALSMASLGACGSNSKPTTTKDGKPIVRISIRRNTTAVKLASTSWAKQLEAACDCAIEWTEITDNAWGQQKSAKMAAGDFPDIGMAMYDRNDISKYSSQFEDFAPYMKKLPNVQKFFEARPTARKMVEDGGKIQILPSDRGKGYRVSATHMFINKTWLDKLGLAMPTTWDELETVLKAFKTQDPNGNGKADEVPMNIHGLSFGLWSSLTLMNSTGVTTAFMGSSAESQGYYVEDGKVKNYLTSDALKDTITFLHKLQSQGLIPKDALTRDDSKYAAQTTSDGKTAITGFSFGWSRANDYGPLADQYVSVPVLKQKAEQADSDVKWDYSQDYTEFANALIVNKKAANKDAIWKVVNAMYDPEISVQQYYGDLGKYVTKGENNTYTISDKVYEKYVDTREIAAQDRFAGWIPDEFNIVNDTNADAVSADNQAVEPALNNVDPVKDVVPIYAAPSAKDLDTLSTNNTSIFNYTDNMLATWFQKGGIEKQWDEYVKKVNDKSLGLEQNIDIWQKAYDKAVK, encoded by the coding sequence ATGGTCAATCCAGCAGTATCTCGAAAAATGAAGGCATGCGCTGTTGCGTGCGTGGCTGCATTAAGCATGGCAAGTCTTGGTGCGTGTGGCAGTAACTCAAAGCCAACAACTACCAAAGATGGTAAACCTATTGTGCGCATTTCCATACGACGTAATACAACTGCTGTAAAACTTGCGTCAACAAGCTGGGCTAAGCAGCTCGAAGCAGCATGTGATTGCGCTATTGAATGGACGGAAATTACTGATAACGCATGGGGTCAGCAAAAGAGCGCAAAAATGGCTGCCGGTGATTTTCCGGATATTGGAATGGCTATGTATGATCGCAATGACATCTCAAAGTATTCGAGCCAATTTGAGGATTTTGCGCCTTATATGAAGAAGTTGCCAAACGTTCAGAAATTCTTTGAAGCGCGTCCAACGGCGAGGAAGATGGTTGAAGATGGAGGCAAGATTCAAATTCTTCCTTCTGATCGTGGTAAGGGTTATCGCGTATCTGCAACGCATATGTTTATTAATAAAACATGGCTCGATAAGCTCGGACTGGCTATGCCAACCACCTGGGATGAGTTGGAAACTGTGTTAAAAGCATTTAAGACACAAGATCCTAACGGCAATGGTAAAGCTGATGAAGTTCCAATGAATATTCACGGTTTGAGCTTCGGGCTATGGTCATCCTTAACCTTAATGAATTCCACCGGAGTAACCACAGCATTTATGGGATCTTCAGCTGAATCTCAGGGTTATTATGTTGAAGACGGCAAGGTGAAGAATTATTTAACCAGCGATGCTCTCAAAGATACAATAACCTTCTTGCATAAGTTGCAGTCTCAAGGTCTTATTCCTAAAGATGCTTTAACTCGTGATGATTCAAAATATGCAGCGCAAACGACGAGCGATGGCAAAACAGCTATTACTGGTTTCTCCTTCGGATGGTCGCGTGCAAATGATTACGGTCCTTTAGCGGATCAATATGTATCTGTTCCAGTCTTGAAGCAGAAAGCAGAGCAGGCAGATAGCGATGTGAAATGGGATTATAGCCAGGATTACACAGAATTTGCTAATGCATTAATTGTGAACAAGAAGGCAGCTAATAAGGATGCAATCTGGAAAGTTGTAAACGCCATGTATGATCCAGAAATTTCCGTGCAGCAATACTACGGTGATTTAGGTAAGTATGTGACTAAGGGTGAGAACAACACCTATACCATCTCAGACAAGGTTTACGAAAAGTATGTAGATACTCGTGAAATTGCAGCGCAAGATCGTTTTGCTGGATGGATTCCAGATGAATTTAACATCGTCAACGATACGAATGCTGACGCTGTATCCGCTGATAATCAAGCAGTAGAGCCAGCTTTGAATAACGTTGATCCTGTGAAAGATGTTGTTCCAATTTATGCAGCTCCAAGTGCTAAAGATTTGGATACTCTGTCTACCAATAACACTTCTATCTTCAACTACACGGACAATATGTTGGCAACATGGTTCCAAAAAGGTGGAATTGAGAAGCAGTGGGATGAATATGTTAAGAAAGTCAATGATAAGTCTTTGGGCTTAGAACAAAATATTGACATCTGGCAAAAGGCTTACGACAAAGCCGTTAAGTAA
- a CDS encoding ABC transporter permease subunit gives MARAVRGGVESSADHKKKLSPLTSFKRHIELYWQLWLLAAPALIFVFIFAYIPMWGIQLAFREFDPDKGLTGGRWVAFEYFEKFFHSPLFGEIMGNTIRISLWTLVMGFIAPIILALLINQIASPKIKGFVQTITYMPHFISVVVIVSMINIFLTPQTGILGQFFGETNILGDTHFITAIYWISEVWQHVGWNSIIYLAALSSVDTSLYEAAKIDGAGRFQLIRYVDIPAIMPTMTVLLILSMGSVLGVGFDKIFLMQNSLNLPATEVISTYTYKIGILNSQFSYSTAIGLFNTVVNFLFLIAANFLSKKATKSSIF, from the coding sequence ATGGCACGTGCAGTACGAGGCGGTGTAGAAAGTTCCGCCGACCATAAGAAAAAACTTTCACCTCTTACTTCGTTTAAACGACATATCGAACTGTATTGGCAGCTCTGGCTTTTAGCAGCTCCTGCATTAATCTTCGTTTTTATTTTCGCTTATATTCCGATGTGGGGAATTCAGCTGGCTTTCCGCGAATTTGATCCTGATAAAGGCTTAACTGGTGGACGCTGGGTTGCTTTCGAGTACTTTGAAAAATTCTTTCACAGTCCTTTATTTGGCGAGATTATGGGCAATACCATTCGCATTAGTTTGTGGACTTTGGTTATGGGTTTTATTGCTCCAATTATTTTGGCTTTGCTGATTAATCAAATTGCATCGCCAAAAATTAAAGGCTTCGTTCAAACTATTACGTATATGCCACATTTTATTTCTGTGGTTGTTATTGTCTCCATGATCAACATTTTCCTGACTCCTCAAACAGGTATTTTGGGGCAGTTCTTCGGCGAAACAAATATTTTGGGAGATACGCATTTTATTACTGCAATTTACTGGATTTCTGAAGTATGGCAGCATGTAGGCTGGAATTCCATTATTTATTTGGCGGCTTTGTCCTCTGTAGATACCTCGCTTTACGAAGCAGCTAAAATTGATGGAGCAGGACGTTTCCAGTTAATTCGCTATGTTGATATTCCTGCCATTATGCCTACTATGACCGTGCTTCTGATTCTGAGTATGGGATCTGTGCTGGGCGTAGGATTTGACAAGATTTTCCTTATGCAGAATTCTCTTAATTTGCCTGCAACGGAAGTTATTTCCACATACACGTACAAGATTGGTATTCTGAACAGCCAATTCTCTTATTCCACAGCTATCGGCTTATTTAATACTGTGGTGAACTTCCTGTTCCTTATTGCGGCTAACTTCTTGTCGAAGAAGGCCACTAAATCAAGTATTTTCTAG
- a CDS encoding carbohydrate ABC transporter permease: MTQNSQALPHAPKVALNSARARSSADIPWNPKVHYKKKLSDYVALVIIYGLLILTVLAMLYPLWFVAISSVSDPAAVANGAVKLLPHGLTWGGYAKVFENSQIWTGYKNTLLYCILGTLVNMVVTIPCAFALSRSEFKPRRIILFLFTVTMFFSGGLIPSYLLYKNMGILNTMWVFILPGAVSVYNVIVARSFFETSIPEELFDAAKIDGMSYIGYFVRIVLPLSSAILAVIGLYYFVGHWNDFMTGLIFVTDWDKQPLQNILQQLLLVNQVNNTANVNSLDMIRAADQIKFAIIIVSTVPLFVLYPFLQRYFNKGVMLGAVKG; this comes from the coding sequence ATGACGCAGAATTCTCAGGCATTGCCACATGCTCCTAAAGTGGCTCTTAACTCGGCTCGTGCTCGTAGTTCAGCAGATATTCCATGGAATCCGAAGGTGCATTATAAGAAAAAGCTATCTGACTATGTTGCCCTCGTCATTATTTATGGGCTGCTTATTCTTACCGTGCTGGCTATGTTGTATCCACTATGGTTTGTTGCCATTTCCTCTGTTTCAGATCCTGCAGCAGTAGCTAATGGTGCAGTTAAGCTACTTCCTCATGGTCTTACCTGGGGAGGATACGCCAAGGTTTTTGAAAATTCCCAAATCTGGACAGGCTATAAAAATACCTTACTGTACTGCATACTCGGAACACTGGTTAATATGGTCGTAACCATTCCTTGCGCTTTTGCATTATCGCGTAGTGAATTTAAGCCACGACGTATTATCCTTTTCCTTTTTACTGTGACGATGTTCTTCTCCGGTGGTTTGATTCCTAGCTACCTGCTGTACAAGAATATGGGCATTTTGAATACCATGTGGGTATTTATTTTGCCGGGAGCAGTCAGCGTGTATAACGTGATTGTGGCTCGATCTTTCTTCGAAACCTCCATACCTGAAGAACTTTTTGATGCGGCAAAAATTGATGGCATGAGCTATATCGGCTATTTTGTACGCATTGTTTTGCCATTGTCGAGCGCAATTTTGGCGGTTATTGGCTTGTACTATTTTGTTGGTCATTGGAATGACTTTATGACAGGTTTGATTTTTGTGACCGACTGGGATAAGCAGCCTTTGCAAAACATCTTGCAGCAGTTACTTCTGGTGAACCAAGTCAATAACACGGCTAATGTGAATTCTTTGGATATGATTCGCGCAGCAGATCAAATTAAATTCGCTATTATTATCGTTTCCACAGTGCCGTTATTCGTGCTCTATCCATTCTTACAGAGGTATTTCAATAAGGGCGTTATGCTCGGAGCTGTTAAAGGCTAA
- a CDS encoding DUF624 domain-containing protein → MAKFAVFYEKLCRLILMIFIVNVAIFVHTLVGVVVVGFFPSIAAAHNTYRVWLLSEDRAWRVRHIWLVFHREWKANLGLANRFGWIQLGISLLLAYDYFIVNWNVRTGMLGVVLSGFFVVLLAFMLIHSAMVWAVQSHFEESIMWIMRYSFSMVIARPLCSIMLGCSMFIISWCYVQWPGLIIAFGLSAYACATQVLVYSFAKLPGLTPVRVEARAS, encoded by the coding sequence ATGGCTAAGTTCGCGGTCTTCTATGAGAAGCTATGTCGCTTGATTCTTATGATCTTCATAGTTAATGTGGCTATTTTTGTGCACACCCTGGTAGGAGTTGTTGTAGTGGGATTTTTCCCTTCGATAGCGGCTGCACATAACACATATCGAGTATGGCTTCTCAGCGAAGACCGTGCGTGGCGAGTGCGTCATATATGGTTGGTTTTTCATCGTGAATGGAAGGCTAACCTCGGGCTAGCGAATCGCTTCGGTTGGATTCAACTGGGTATCAGCTTGCTGCTTGCCTATGACTACTTTATTGTGAATTGGAATGTGCGCACGGGAATGCTCGGCGTTGTGCTTTCTGGATTTTTTGTGGTTCTCTTGGCATTCATGCTGATACACAGCGCAATGGTGTGGGCGGTTCAATCGCATTTTGAAGAAAGCATCATGTGGATTATGCGTTATTCCTTCAGCATGGTTATAGCACGGCCATTATGCTCAATAATGCTCGGATGCAGTATGTTTATCATCTCGTGGTGCTATGTGCAATGGCCGGGACTTATTATCGCTTTTGGATTGTCCGCTTATGCGTGTGCCACGCAAGTTCTTGTGTATTCCTTCGCAAAACTTCCAGGCCTAACGCCAGTGCGCGTTGAAGCCCGAGCATCATAA